The Diabrotica virgifera virgifera chromosome 4, PGI_DIABVI_V3a genome segment ACTACATATAAAATTGGCAAATAAAAGTTCATGGAATAGGTAGTCAAAAATAGCCTGTCATGTACCTACTACAAAACAGCTACAGTATTTCCGATTTTGATCATAGGGTgataaaaatcaataattttaaattctagGAATTTTTTGTTTTATCAGTATTTTGATTATTGTTCAAAATAGCTTACATGTTCCTATCTTAACTTTTTATTTACTATCCATTGCcatttaattaaaacaaatacAGGATGGTCAAAAATTCGGAATTCTCGACTACCCTGTATTTGTTTCAATTAAATGTCAATGTATAGTAAATAAAAAGTTAGGATAGGAAAATGTAATCCGTTCTGACCAATAATCAAtacttttaaaacaaaaaattcctaaaatttaaaaatatcgatttttaacACCCTATATCTTCGGAACTATTCACCTTTGGACTTAAATGTGATAGATCAGTGAAATCAGCTCCTAAAGGACAATCTAAAAATGCCATAAAATTCAAgatgtcccattaaaaaaaaacaaagttataaccaacttccggtgtaaccggaagtagcaaaagGATGCTGATTTGTACTAAATAGTTCACCCTTGAAAATCCCTACATTCCAATTCTTAGTTTTCAGTGCCTTTTAATTCTCGAGATCTTTCTAACCAATGGTTTATCTGCCGCACCCTGTATAGATAATCCAAATATGAaaactaaaataaatattttttttagaatctataTTGAAACTACATATAGATTGTACATCTAAGGAAGTCGAAGTAGCCATAAGCAAATGGCTGGCAAAAGCCAAAGAGAGGATGAAGAAAAACGAAGAACACACAATTAATTTTAATTTGGAAATAAAGAGTTAATTAATATtagttaatattttaatattctcATTCATATATTTCCCCAAATTGTGCAAAGGTCGCGTGCATACTGATACAGCAAACGCAATTATAGAAAATGTTCAGCGCAGTTTTTCTTTCTTGGTTAATAGAGCGAGTACACATTGGTGAAGCAATACAACCTACAACGTTTTGCTTTACCAATGTGTGTCCTATTAATCGAGAAGAAAAAACCGCTTCTAATACCATTACTCAAAAGTTTTGTTATTAATTATGTTTTTGCTTTATCTGTGTGCACTCGGCCTAATTTACATAAAATATTACTGCAGTGCAAAATGTGCATGCGAATATTCTTTAAATATGTTACTTGGAAAGCCCAGAGAATATTTAAGGAATATCTAGGATATTCCCGAAAGCATTGCCCCTTGAATGTGCGAGCCTGGATATTCATGGATCATTCAAGGAATATCTGCAATATTCATGGTATATTTCCTTGGAGTGCTTCCCCGAATGTACCTGTTTGAATGTCTTTAGGATATCCCGGTAATATCTGAAATATGCGTGGAATATCACTTGAAGATATTCTTTGAATGCGGAACGTTTATATGATATTCATAGAATATCTGGGATATTAGTGGAATATTCTCCAGAGATATCCGTCGGATATCGCTAGGACTGAACAAAACGCTGGTCCTAGGAATATTCTAtaagaatatatatatctaggggACATTCACTGAATATTCCATTATTCTTTTAGGACATTCTATGAATGTCCTATGAATCACATTTTGCTATCTGggtccggtataaccggaagtaccaaatagatgaaaatattttcattaaatagatagGGGCTtgaaaacccccttattccaatttttataatttagtttcatttagttctcgagatatttctaataggccctttatctgcctcaccctatatagttgTATGTCAATAATTTTAGAAAGGGTGCTATTTAACCAAACTGGTGCACAATATTCGGTCATGGAATATACCAGGCTTAGACCTGAAGTTTGTAATGTACCTATTCAGCGAAGCTTGCCAAGAAGCAACAATATGGTTGAGACAATGTTTTTTGAAAGATATGCTATGATAAAGAGAATTTCAGAAAAGGAAAGAATAAAGGCATAATACAGAGTATAAAACCTGAAAACTGAGAATATTTCAAAGAACTGTTAGTAAAGAAGAGAATGATATATCAAAAGTATGGAAACCAAAACCAAGAATTGCAATAGTATGCTTGCCAATAAGATTAACAATACaagaaattaaaatatatataaatagcTGAAGAGGAACAAGCTCCCAGGTTATATACCTGGAAAATACCACAAACATACGCAAAATCCCTATGGAATTGAAAACATCATATCCCAGTAACATACATAAAAAGGAAGATAAGAACAAAATTGTGAAAATTACTGAGAAATGGCTATAACTGGATCAATCAGTAGAATATATGGGAAGGTTTTGAAGAATCAAATCGAGAAAGATTCTGAAGCAGAACAAGTAGGATTTCACACAATTTGTTATATAGTGGACTTCCTCTATAACGAAaactgaaatggcagactaattacctcgtcATAAGCGGATCTCTtaatatcagacaacaataatattgaaatgttttgatgcctcttacgtagtttattaggtgttaATTGTAGATCTGAACAATGAGACTTTATATTATACCATCATAAATTTACcattgtaaattgcaagtttcCTACAATATGTATTCAATATCAGTCAATAGCTAAACAGAAAGAAGTTTGTTGTAGGTGGTAGAGTTTATTACaccactggcctcgataataacacagatgttgggcatttctatatacaggcagttggggtatttatttatagccattacttcgctaaaaacaggtaaagaaacatattctttgatttcatatttcctcgttataaccaaatatgcctcgttatagaggtgttatagttcaataggaatttcatgggacatctatcGTACCTTGTTATAAGTGAAACCTtgtaatatccgtgttcgttatagagataGTTCACTGCATTATTAAAGGTGGTACACGATCAAGAAATTCtcttattacatttttttattagctCTTATCTGTATTTATATACTAACAAATGCTACAGAATAACCCCATGAAAAGGAATATTTTAGTACTTATCTGCCTATTTACATTGttcttaaaaaaagttatttttatcagACTCTTATATTTTCTATATAATCATTTACAACAACGTTTGTTTATATTTAAAACACTATCTACAAACACAAGACTGCCCTCTAATTAAGTAATGTCATCCTGctgctttttcaattctttccCAAGATCAATCTGCTTTTGAAGAACATACAAATTTTCCTGCTTTCTCCTCTGGCGCCTCTCCATATCTCTTAGTACTCCAGAATGCATTTGTTCCCTACAAAATACATTAATGGGATACCAAGATTAAGATTATAAAGCATTAAGATGCAGATTTGGGTATTACCTATCCAAATTTTGTTTGTAATGTACATATCCAATTATACTTGCTGAAAAAACACAAGCAGCGCCTAAAACTACTTTAGACTGTAAAGACATTAAAAGTTTAAATAAATCCAACAAAACATTTAATTATTCTAAAAAGAAAAAGCAAGGTTGTGtatttttgttgttcttcttcttctcttcatttGAACGGCCTTACCTGCCAGGGCTATCCGGCCAAGATTCGTGAATATAGACTTGGACTTAAATATtagccccggcgcaaattgaaccaaaaggctgtatgacactatgcattttcttttATCGTTTCTAATATCAAAAgttatatacattttcttgtatcgtttcttgtactTACATTTGTGCACTCGCGTctagaaattataaaataattttgctCCTTGGCTTTCTCAAGGTCATTCGattgaaatgtcaaataaaaatataaggttatgttttatttttattgtgaatttgaaattattatattatgtattaataaatattattggTGCTGATGAAATTACGAATTAATGTTAGAAGACAGACATAATATCATAAATTGCTTTCAGAGTAGGTACGTTAGTAAATGTTTTTAAAGTATTAATGCCtacaatattttcaatatgaattaaaaaaaaatgaattagaataggtgagaaaatcaaacaaattaaTAATGTATACAAATAAAGATTTTATTCTAATTAAAGAGCACATTATTTACTTGTAGCATTAATTGATTTGCTATCAAATTTGTTTCTTCAGCATCAGGTTTTGATAACAGCTTTTTTTTGACTTTGTAGTTTTTTTCTTGGTGGAAAATAAACGTTTTTGAGCAACTACTTTTTTATTGTGTGGAATGTTTTGTGTTCCATGAGATAGTGCCACAATATTAAGTTCATTTCCAGAATGTTCTGCTAATGTCCTTAATGTAGGCACCAAGGGTGCTGTAATACTTTTAAATGCCTCAAGTTGTTCAAAAGTTgttatattttgaattatttggGTTTGTATTTCTATCAATTTCTGTTTTTCAACTTCCAGTTGTTTGGACGTTTTTTCTTGATTGATATTACAAGACTTACTCACAAATTCCACAAATTTAGCTTGCTCTGTAGCTTGTTTAATTTTTACCTCATCTGTATTTATTATATGTTCTTCATCTGCATTAGTATCTTGAATTTGATGGCCTTTCATAAATTGACACACAAGATGTATGTGTTTGCACATATTTCATCTTATACTGTTATCCAAGCATGTGCAGGAATATGAATGTAGACAGGATTGGCACAAATCACAGACTAATCGGCAGTCACAACTGGGTTTGTTTTTCTGAACTAAATAGATATCATTGGTTGAACTTGATGGTATCTCCCAGCCCATTTCAGACATGACAATGGTGTCCATATCTAAATTAAGACTTGTTTTGTGCCTTTTCCGTAACTCTCGTAATTTGCTGGATATTTTACCTTTATTCAACGTAATAAGCCGTTCAAACAATTTGtctttaattaatttaatcaagatattgatagttttaTCCAGCCTTCGTACTTGTCTTCcatttaaatacaaatatttaatCGTTTGATGCATTCGTTCTATGCTCATATTTGTATTTATTCCTGCATGCAAGCGATAACAGTATGCCCAGGATTCCATATTGTGCagataacatttttgaaaatattgaccAAATTCTTGGGTATTACCAGAAGATAGAAgagaaatttgaaaattttgtatCATATCCCTAAATGAAGTAACATCAGTCTCTTGTAATAAGGTACGTAGCTGTTTGTATACGATAACCTAAAAGACGAATGATATGGTGAGTgggcaaaaaaattaaatatttaagttaCCTTTTGCTCTTGACCATcaattttatttagatttttCCGCCACGATTTATCTACGTGCCAGGAACAGAATAGCCTAAAATTTAATATCCATAATatagatttaataaaaaaattttttaagaaacgcttttctttaataacgagtgactaaaattaaaaatattataaaaaattaacataaaaaaaattgaaaaaatctaacacattcgtcaaaaaAAAAGCATGGCAcatcttcatcgaataaatggttttcgccccacgcttttatttaacgaatgtgttagattttttcatttttattttttgctttttagttgattttttatatatttaattttagtcactcataactaaagaaaagcgttacttaaaaatttttttttcatatttttttattttgtactttttgtcttacacttttcaaacattaaaatatatcgtcatgtttattaaaatatgtataaaacatatgatgtatctactaacatgaaaagtagttggaatgggcaaaaaatttgaaactttgttgtttatttatgaagcataacgtaaacaattaacgcaaaaagtgaaattatgtatggttcatatcattagctacaatccgtaaaagtttcaagtttttacatcgtaaaaaacaagagaatttaagtattttccattaaaatcgtttttttttatctaaacaataaacaaaaaaattttttattgactattcgtgtattgttcccgcaaatgcatatgtctgcaaattttcattcatttgcattggagaaaaggcagtcaaattaacgtctaaagatttgacgaaaactattgaactaaataaaagcgtttaaaaataagaatatattGCATAGTTTTCTACCTGAATTTAGCTGGAGTCATAATTTGGAGCCATGCATTATAGTAATATTGGGCCATGTCTGACATGAAAACCATGGGTTTGATTACTCTTCctaaattttcttttatcttCATGAAAAAAATAGTCATTATTTCCTCATCAGACCGATTTCCAATCATAAAACAACAAGGAAATCCCTCCCTCATATCATCCAATATTAACAATGTAGTAAGTTCAAAATCATGAGCATTAAGTCCATGTGTTCCGTCGATACAAATTACATCTTCTGAGTATTTGTCTAACACTTCCAGTTGACCAGGATGCATAACAATTAACAGaaaatcttcattttttaaaCAAGGAAAATCATTACATAAAGCCCCTTGTGGcttgtaatataaaattattcCACTATTCTTGGCTTCTTCAATCCAGGATTCAATACTTATAACTTCATTTTTATGGCGAattccatcagaatttaaattaAAAGTTTGTGATATATTATGAAGATCTTTTCTTGTTAAGATATGCATCCTTTCCAACTTATTATTAGTTACAAAATCTCTAATCTCATCTAATATGGAAACAAGAGGAATTTTCGAAGCAATTTTACTAGCTacttctattttttcatttttagtaatATTCAAATGACCCAAGTCATTGTCATGACCAATGTGagtttgtataaaattaattttaacattgCCATTTTCTGGTAAAATACAAACTTTCAATCGAGAAGGACATATTCCATTAATTTTTCTGCTTCCTTTGGTTTTTAAATATCGCATATCCTTACCCTTTTTCACATAAAAACCTGAACGATGGCAAATATAATTCTGTTTCTTAATGCCCTCTGCAGTCGTATATGGATGACTGTATGTGACATATGAAGAAAATTCTTTTTTTCCATGTCAGTTTTCCATTTTTGAAATTCTAGTTCACTAGAAAAGTGAAGATCTTGTGTGGAATGGCATGATATTCTTCGAAATGAAGAATTAAATTGGATTTTATAGAATTTTCGTAGTTACACAAACTGCACTTGAAGTTTTGTTGCTTTTTTCCAATATCACTGTCCTTTGCatgaatttttttatgttttctaagaTTTTGTAAATGTGAAAACTTTTTCTGGCATTCACTGCATTGATATGGGCAAATCTTAGATGAAGTCAGCTCGTTGATATTttctgaaataaaataaaatatgttcgCTATTGATTCCTGTATACAATAATAGCCAAAAAGCACTAAATAGAAGTTTTGTCCTCACCTGGATGAAACTTAGTGACATGCCTTTTTAAATTGGAATATTTAGAGAACTTTTTGGGACATTTGTTACAAAGTACAATAGACTTAAATGTTTTGTTGGGTGCAATTATGTCCAGTTTATCTAAAATTACACGAATTAGGAATCATCAAATTGTAGATATAACAACGAGAAGTCATCAAGTTTGTAGATTGCATAGATATCCAGTGGATTGTTATTAATCAAAAACAACTTACCAGGATGAAACGTTTTCAGGTGACTTCTTAAATTAGAATGTTTTGAGAATGTGAGCGTACACTCCGTGCATATATGTTCCATTATATATTCCTATTTTAGccgaaatagttttaaaataatatgTAGATTTATAGTAAATAATAATCTCAAAATATTGTATGCCTTATATAGTTTAAGAACATCTACTAGATTACTCTGACAGCAATTTATATTATGAATGTCTTGTAACATTAATTCAGCacaaatattatttactaataatacatacaaaTTTAATCAGCACAAATATTACATCAATATTTCAAATAATGTCaacaggggcctgattctaattcatttcgacagtcgcaatttcatttcgacaccgccatgacagcaactggggatattaaccttatcatgttgagactgctcagaatttgggttggcgcttcggtttcttggattttgttgatagtctgggaaaattatcgaaataataccatttttgggaaaaattatttaccagctattttattgctaaaatcgaatcttaagattgcatatattagtaatatggggtatgacaagtccgcagaaagtgtgttattttatttataaacaaattagcactcctaaatcttcttttttttcaattagtggtctgtaactcctataatttttcctttgagccaaaaacactcaaataaaaattcaccgtaatttagttctgcacaaagttattttttttccgatttccttcaacaaaaattttactcagaaaatccgagttttcccaaaaaatctgccattttcaattaaaattttagggaagtacctaattatttatcaataattaaataattgaagacatgaaagatttattatagtagattatacagaggggctaaattatggaataaattcatttctttaaaacggacgattttggagcaaaatcccgaaagaggtcgatttttatttttaaattacaattttttggcatatatttcatactagtgacgtcatccatctgagcgtgatgacgtaatcgataattttgttaatgggaataggggtcatgtggtaggtcatttgaaagggcgtttaattctctattcagtaatataaacattaatatcattaggtatttatacagggttgccaaaaaaaattttgaattaaattaattggcgcaaaaagaagaatgtatgtaatttatttaactcaaaatacattgtactgctgtcagaaaatagaaaaaaaggtttatttcacaaataaacatttcttttcgcttaaattaaatcacaaacagcctccctcctacctattggcagtttgaacttttaatttaagctaaaagcaatgtttatttgcaaaataaacatttttttctattttctgacagcaatagaatgtattttgagttaaataaattacatgcattcttcttcttgcgtcaattaatttaattcaaaattttttttggcctccctgtataaatattgatattaatgtttataatactgaatagagaattgaacgcctttgtaaatgagctacaacacgaacccatattcctatttaaaaaaataattacgtcatcacgctcggatggatgacgtcactagtttgaaatatatgccaagaaatttaatttaaaaataaaaatcgatctgtttcgggatttttctctaaaatcgtccattttagagaaaatgaatttattccataatttagcccctctctgtatatcaggagaccggcgacaatctaaccaatagtttagcaataattaaaatgttaattaaaaaatttcggtcgaaataataaccagaaagattatgatacaccagaataactatgattttcatataaaaaagcactatacctattcaacgtaccttacaggattgaaattggaccatttgagcggtctcaggaatgttataaagaaacaattttttggcttataaacaaatagaacccctcagaaaatattagattaaattaaattaagttaacgctgttcaaaagagcacggcttctgtgtccttttcgaagaaaaacaaattgaattgcgaggagtgattccaggtataaccgttcaaatttgaccggcatttgcgacagagttataaacaacaggattttaatctttgaaccattagataccttttaattccggtcctctttgtacatacaaattttcatatcttcaagacactcataacaaaaaagatttatgtcactgtcaccaaattatttaattattgataaataattacttccctcaaattttagttgaaaattaaagattttgtttggaaaacccgaattttccgaagaaaatttccgtcgaaggaaattggaataaattatcaatgtgcagaattaaattactgtcaatttttatgtgagtgttttggtttaaagttaaaattttcggagttatagagcaataataaaaaaaaaagatttcggagcgctaatttgtttataaacaaaatagcacactttctgtggactttgcacagctatattactaatataggaaatcttaagatttgatttcagcatgtccagcaataaaatagctggtaattaattttccttgttttttactaattttcccagattattacctcacatctttcattgagttgatgattcatgttgtggacattctcaattattatatttctaatttaatactattctatctaattcctcaaaacaagcaaatttcaattaaacccagctatattataataccttttgatttagtttcccttgcaagaaataaacaaaacacatctaaactaaacgtaacctcgcttttggccattcattcatctccgtgtcaaataatttcgacagtcgccatattgaaagcgacttgtttttggtcgaaatttgggccctgattctaaatcaaatttcgaccaaaaacaagtcgctttcaatatggcgactgtcgaaattatttgacacggagatgaatgaatggccaaaagcgaggttacgtttagtttagatgtgttttgtttatttcttgcaaggaaaactaaatcaaaaggtattataatatagctgggtttaattgaaatttgcttgttttgaggaattagatagaatagtattaaattagaaatataataattgagaatgtccacaacatgaatcatcaactcaatgaaagatgtgaggtaataatctgggaaaattagtaaaaaacaaggaaaattaattaccagttattttattgctggacatgctgaaatcaaatcttaagatttcctatattagtaatatagctgtgcaaagtccacagaaagtgtgctattttgtttataaacaaattagcactccgaaatcttttttttttataattgctctataactccgaaaattttaactttaaaccaaaacactcacataaaaattgacagtaatttaattctgcacattgataatttattccaatttccttcgacggaaattttcttcggaaaattcgggttttccaaacaaaatctttaattttcaactaaaatttgagggaagtaattatttatcaataattaaataatttggtgacagtgacataaatcttttttgttatgagtgtcttgaagatatgaaaatgtgtatgtacaaagaggaccggaattaaaaggtatctaatggttcaaagattaaaatcctgttgtttataactctgtcgcaaatgccggtcaaatttgaccggttatacctggaatcactcctcgcaattcaatttgtttttcttcgaaaaggacacagaagccgtgctcttttcaacagcgttaacttaatttaatttaatctaatattttctgaggggttctatttgtttataagccaaaaaattatttctttataacattcctgagaccgctcaaatggtccaatttcaatcctgtaaggtacgttgaataggtatagtgcttttttatatgaaaatcatagttattctggtatatcataatctttctggttattatttcgaccgaaattttttaattaacattttaattattgctaaactattggttagattgtcgccggtctcctgatatacagagaggggctaaattatggaataaattcattttctctaaaatggacgattttagagaaaaatccctaaacaggtcgatttttatttttaaattaaatttcttggcatatatttcaaactagtgacgtcatccatccgagcgtgatgacgtaattatttttttaaataggaatatgggttcgtgttgtagctcatttacaaaggcgttcaatgctctattcagtattataaacattaatatcattatttatacagggaggccaaaaaaaattttgaattaaattaattgacgcaagaagaagaatgcatgtaatttatttaactcaaaatacattctattgctgtcagaaaatagaaaaaaatgtttattttgcaaataaacattgcttttagcttaaattaaaagttcaaactgccaataggtaggagggaggctgtttgtgatttaatttaagcgaaaagaaatgtttatttgtgaaataaacctttttttctattttctgacagcagtacaatgtattttgagttaaataaattacatacattcttctttttgcgccaattaatttaattcaaaattttttttggcaaccctgtataaatacctaatgatattaatgtttatattactgaatagagaattaaacgccctttcaaatgacctaccacacgacccctattcccattaacaaaattatcgattacgtcatcacgctcagatggatgacgtcactagtatgaaatatatgccaaaaaattgtaatttaaaaataaaaatcgacctctttcgggattttgctccaaaatcgtccgttttaaagaaatgaatttattccataatttagcccctctgtataatctactataataaatctttcatgtcttcaattatttaattattgataaataattaggtacttccctaaaattttaattgaaaatggcagattttttgggaaaactcggattttctgagtaaaatttttgttgaaggaaatcggaaaaaaaataactttgtgcagaactaaattacggtgaatttttatttgagtgtttttggctcaaaggaaaaattataggagttacagaccactaattgaaaaaaaaaaagaagatttaggagtgctaatttgtttataaataaaataacacactttttgcggacttgtcataccccatattactaatatatgcaatcttaagattcgattttagcaataaaatagctggtaaataatttttcccaaaaatggtattttttcgataattttcccagactatcaacaaaatccaagaaaccgaagcgccaacccaaattctgagcagtctcaacatgataaggttaatatccccaagaatcgctatactctccggctgtcatggcggtgtcgaaatgaaattgcgactgtcgaaatgaattagaatcaggccccagggCCCAGTTGaaacataaccttattaaacataTTTGAATTTCGCGGCATTTTATTCTCATAGAACTGTCACAACTTTGACCTTGTGGAAGCCAAGGAgccaaaatattttataatttctagACGCGAGTACATTACTCCCCTGTATCATGataccatgatactataaataacaagataatatattgcacatccggaagtcgtgacgtaactggagatcggcaagttcgtaatggttcgtaatcattcgtaatgtccgattactttgaattgttcgcggttgtattttatattttttctttggcagttattttgactggaatctcacactaattttttttcgaatacattgaagtttaaaggccgcgtcccaccatcaaataatttgatcaaactggtttgagcaaactgattgacagttagtgacgtcacatcctgagtgttcattgtggataataatgaaaaattttaattttaaataaagtacaaacaagttagacaactcaatacaaaaaatttgatcaaactagactgatagtgagagcacagatttttagaatttcaaaaaaactgcaattgtgaggtcactttgacgtacttcctcaag includes the following:
- the LOC126883145 gene encoding protein PET117 homolog, mitochondrial, whose translation is MSLQSKVVLGAACVFSASIIGYVHYKQNLDREQMHSGVLRDMERRQRRKQENLYVLQKQIDLGKELKKQQDDIT